The Halorussus gelatinilyticus genome contains the following window.
GCGTCCCTGAGCGCTTGCTGGTTCTGACTCGGGCAGTCTAAGTCCGGTACCTCGGTCGGCGTGCCGTCGTCGTCCAGCGCGACGAACGTGAAGAAGGAGGTGGTCGTCTCGCGCTCCTCGCCCTTCCGGGGGTCCTCGGCGCGCACGTCCACCTTCACGTCGATGCTGGTCCGGCCGGTGTCGAAGACGAACGCCTCCACGATGGCGACTTCCCCGAGGTCGATGGGCGAGATGAAGTCCACGTGGTCCATCGACGCCGTGACGCACTGGTGGTTCGAGAACCGCATCGCTGCGATGGCCCCGCAGATGTCCATCCAGTGGAGGACGGCACCCCCGAGCGCCCGGCCGAGGTTGTTGGTGTCGTTGGGCAACAGGAGTTCGGTCATCTCGGTGTACGA
Protein-coding sequences here:
- a CDS encoding acyl-CoA thioesterase, producing the protein MSDTATLMDSYTEMTELLLPNDTNNLGRALGGAVLHWMDICGAIAAMRFSNHQCVTASMDHVDFISPIDLGEVAIVEAFVFDTGRTSIDVKVDVRAEDPRKGEERETTTSFFTFVALDDDGTPTEVPDLDCPSQNQQALRDAAREQRREQLTAVAEKIEASGE